The genomic window ctccctccatccctccttcatccctcccccttcctcctcctcctcctcctcctcctctgccccgtccctctcccctcccctctcccctgccccgctccctccttccctccctcccggctccctccatccctccatccatccctctctcctcctcctcctcctcctcctccatccctccttccctctctccccccggcccctgccccgctcccaCCTGCCCGCTCCACCGCCGTCTTCCTCCCgcgcgccgccgctccccggACCCCCGCACCCCCCATCCCGCACCCCACGAccctccctccccgctcccgcccccTCCGTCCGACCCCGATCGCTCCATCCCCGCTGTCCCGCTCCCTCCATCCCCGCTCCCGCCGATCCCGGGCGCTCCAACCCCGCTGCCCCGATCCCGCTTCCCCCGATCCCGCTCCCTCCAGCCCCGATCGCTCCAGCCCCGCTCGCCCGATCCCGCTCCCTCCGTCCCCGCTGCTCCAGCCCCGCTCCCTCTGATCCCGATCCCCCAATCCCTGTCCCTCCGTCCCCGCTGCTCCCGGTCCCGGTCCCTCCACTCCCGATCGCTCCATCCCCGCTCCCCGGTCCCGGTCCCTCCATCCCCGCTCCCGCCGATCCCGGGCGCTCCGTCCCCGCTGCCCCCGATCCCTCCTCCATCCCCGCTGCTCCCGGTCCCGCTCCCCGGTCCCAGTACCTTCACCCCCGGTCCCGATCGCTCCATCCCCGATCGCTCCATCTCCTCTCCCCGGTCCCGGTCCCTCCATCCCCCAATCCCCGGTCCCGCTCCCCGGTCCTGGTACCTCCATCCCCGATCGCTCCTTTCCCGCTTCCCCAGTCCCGATCGTTCCATCCCCGCTCCCGCCGATCCCAGGCGCTCTATCCCCGCTGCCCCCGATCCCGATCCCCCGGTGCCGGTACTTCCATCCCCGCTGCTCCCGGTCCCGATACATCCATCACCGATCGCTCCATCCGCTATTGCTCCATCCTCGCTCCCCCGATCCCGATCGCTCCATCCCCGCTCCCCGGTCCCGATCGCTTCATCCCCGATCGCTCCATCTCCGCTCCCCCGGTCCCGGTCCCCCGGTCCCGTCACCTCCATCCCCGATCGCTCCATCCCCGATCGCTCCATCTCCGCTCCCCGGTCCCGGTACCCCGCTCCTTCCATTCCCGGTTCCCCGCTCCCCCGGTCCCGATCGCTTCATCCCCGACTGCCCCGATCCCGCTCCCCCGGTCCCGGTCCCTCCATCCCAGATTCCGGGTCCCTCTCGCTCCATCCCTGGTCCCcgctccctccatccctgctccccccatcctgctccccCACCCCGGTGTCCCACTCCCCCCATCCCGGTGTCCCGCTCCCCCATCCCGGTgtcccggccccccccccccccccgcccccgtccGGATGCTGTGGCCCCTCTAAAGGCGGttgccccccccgcccccccggagcaacccccggccccgcggcggagcgaccccccccccggccccatGCGGAGCCGCCCCGCGGTGAGTTGCGAAGTTTCCTATCGGGTCCGGCCGATCCCgcggtggggggtggggggtggggggtgtcctGTGCCTGTGTCCCCCCGTGCCCATCGCTGCCGCCTCGGGGCGGCTCCGTCCGggttctcccccccccccccccggcccccctctgccgccccccggccccaaCCCCGGCCAGGATCGAAGTTTCTGGCAACAAAGGGAAATAGCGAATCGATCGCGCCGGAGATTAAGAGACAAGTGCGAGAATCCATCAGCGCCCGcggccccccgcggcccccAGAGCCCCCGGCCCCTATAGCCGTGCCGCCCCCGGCCCCTATATACCATACAGCCTCCGGCCCCTATACACCACGCAGCCCCCGGTCCCTATAGCCATACAGTCCCCAGCCCCTATACACCACCTAACCGCCAGCCCCTATGCACCCCCAGCCCCTATATGCTATATAGCCCCCAGCCTTTATATGCCATACTGCCCCTGGCCCCTATACACCATATAACCTGCAGCGCCTATACACACCCAGCCCCTGTACATCACATAACCCCTGGCCCCTATACACCATGTAACCCCCAGCCCCTATGCATCCCCAGCCCCTATACACCATATAACCCCCAGCCCCTATGTGCCCCTGACCCCTATACACCCTCTAACCCCAGCCCCTATATGCAATACAGCTGCTGGCTCCTAtacaccacacagctgctggccCTTATATGTCATATAGCCCCAGCCCCTATATGCCCCTGATCCCTATACACCATACAGTCCCTGGCCCCTATACACTAACTAACCGCTGGCCCCTATACACCCCCAGCCCCTATACACCCCTGACCTTTAGGTATACACCCCTGACCCCTATATATCATATAGCCCTCGGCCTCCATGCACCCCAGAGCCCCCAGCTCCTATACACCCCCAGCCCTTATACATCTCTGACCCCTATACACCCCTGGCCCCTATATATACACACCCTGGCCCCTATACAACCCAGAGCCCCTAGCCTCTATACACCCCTGACCCCTATATATACACTGCTGACTCCTATATATACACTACTGACCCCTATGCATACACACCCCGACCCCTATATACCCCAGTTTCTATATATCCCCAGTCCCCGACACCTATACACCCCCTGAGCCCACAGACCCCACACCACTCCCCAGCCCTATATATCCTTATATAACCCCCCAACCCCATGCATCTGCACAGACCCACTGTCCCTTACAGACCTCTACAGACCCCCCCAACCCCATTCTGTTCCATAGGCACCACAGATCCATAGGGTGCACAGACCCTATACCCCCCTATAGATCCCACAGACCCCTATGAACCCCATACCTCCCCTATACATTCCATAGAGCCCCCTAACCCCACGCCCCGCCTTCCCAGACCCCTCACTCACAGCCCTATAGGCCCCCTGACTCCCGATACCACAGCCCCCCCTGACCCTATAGCCCCCCTAACTCTATACCCCCCCCACCCTATAGCCCCCCCAGCCTTacagcactgggggggggggctgcacaATGCAGCACAGGGCGCGACGCGTGACCggggtgcagagcagagggaggtgggggggctCAGTGCTGCCGCGTGCAGGGGACACGCGTGTGCACACGCATCCCGCCGCTGAGCATGCGACGCGTGTGCCACCAGCTCTGTACCCCTCTTCCCAGTTCCACCAGTATCACCAGTGCCAGGGACTGGGGGAGCACggtgggcaggctgggagcagctggggagaggggaccccgagtggtattttttttgggggggggggaggggctgaAGCTGGGCAAGGTCACGCGTGTGATCGCACATGTCTGTCTGCGTGCCGGCACAGGCTCACATGGCCACGGCACTCCCTGCGCGGGTTTGCACACGCGTGTCGCGTGCCCTTGCATGCGGGCTTTGCGTGCCTTTGCACGTGTGCTCTGCGTGCCCTTGTGTGCGTGCTCTGCACACACGTCCCGTGTGTCCTTGTCTGCACGCTCTGCATGCCTGCATACACGTGCCCTGTGTGCCCTGGCGTGTGCGCCCCACATGTTCACACACGCGTGCCCCGCACACGCATGCCAGCGCCCTCCGTGCACCCTCACCACCCGCGCTTTGCACACCCAGCCACGTGTGCTCTCCACATGCCTTTGCACGTGCGCTCAGCACCCCCCCGTTTTACATGCGTGCCCTTGCACCCGCCTGCTCCGTGCACCTTTGCACACGCGTTTTGCACGccggggatggggggtgggtggcACCCCCTGGTGAGCGGCCGCCCAGCACCCGATCGATCGGTGCGAGAGTTGCATCTTGTCACAATAATTTATTGCTCTCATCCCGCCTGATCGATGCCGGGAATTAGCGCCCTCCGCGACGcccacacccccccagccccccagcgccccccccaccccccccaacccccccagccaccccccaaGCCCCTCACCCCTTTGCACCACTGGTGCCACCATGTGCCCACCGGCACCGGGGTGCTCCTGGGGGGtccccaccctcacccccaaaCCATCGTGCCCCCCCTCCCATCAGCCTCTTACACCAGCACTTCGGTTTTACACCTTGGCCCTATGTGGCCTAAGCACCGGCGCTCCGGTTTTACACCAGCACGTTGATTTTGCACCAGCATCTTGGTTTCATGCTTGGCCTTGCACCAGTGCGTTGGTTTTACACCACCACTGTGGCTTTACACCGACGTTGCGGTTTTACACCAGCATTGTAGTTTGACACCAATGTTGCGGTTTTACACTGTGTgaccaacccccccccccccatggctTTGGCTTTACACCAGGGTTTGGCACTGGCATTGTGGCATTACACCCACAGCTTGGCTTTGCACCACTGCAGCTTTGCACCACCGCAGTTTTGCACCATTGTGGTCTTGCACCACTGCGGCTTTGCACCACTGCGGTGTTGCACGGGTGCTTCGGCTGCGTGCCGGCATCTTGTTTTGCAATGCCGCAGCTTTACACCGCCGTGGCTTTACACCACTGTGGCTATACACCACCGTGGTCTTGCACCACAGTGGATTTGCACCGCTGCGGCCTTGCACCACTGCGGTCTTGCACTGTCGCAGTGTTGCACCACCGCGTTGTTGCACCAGTGCTTTGGCTGCACGCCGGCATCTTGGCTTCACAGCGCCATCGTTTTACACCACTGTGGCTTTACACCACCGTAGTCTTGCACCACCACAGCTTTGCGCCACTGTGGATTTGCGCCGGCGCTTTGGCTTTACACCAGCATCTTGGCTTTGCACCACTGCGGCTTTACACCACTGTGGCCTTGCACCACCACGACTTTACACCACCACCTCATGTTTGCATCCCATACCCTTGCACCCTCCCACTGCCCCCttcccatccccctccccccagcccccccagcccccggggggggtccc from Falco rusticolus isolate bFalRus1 unplaced genomic scaffold, bFalRus1.pri scaffold_179_arrow_ctg1, whole genome shotgun sequence includes these protein-coding regions:
- the LOC119142037 gene encoding vegetative cell wall protein gp1-like; the protein is PLHRRLPPARRRSPDPRTPHPAPHDPPSPLPPPPSDPDRSIPAVPLPPSPLPPIPGAPTPLPRSRFPRSRSLQPRSLQPRSPDPAPSVPAAPAPLPLIPIPQSLSLRPRCSRSRSLHSRSLHPRSPVPVPPSPLPPIPGAPSPLPPIPPPSPLLPVPLPGPSTFTPGPDRSIPDRSISSPRSRSLHPPIPGPAPRSWYLHPRSLLSRFPSPDRSIPAPADPRRSIPAAPDPDPPVPVLPSPLLPVPIHPSPIAPSAIAPSSLPRSRSLHPRSPVPIASSPIAPSPLPRSRSPGPVTSIPDRSIPDRSISAPRSRYPAPSIPGSPLPRSRSLHPRLPRSRSPGPGPSIPDSGSLSLHPWSPLPPSLLPPSCSPTPVSHSPHPGVPLPHPGVPAPPPPPPPSGCCGPSKGGCPPRPPGATPGPAAERPPPRPHAEPPRVSIYPQSPTPIHPLSPQTPHHSPALYILI